Genomic DNA from Hypomesus transpacificus isolate Combined female chromosome 19, fHypTra1, whole genome shotgun sequence:
CAGGTGACCTTTGATGTAAATGAAGAAAGGCAGCCTTTTTGGGTCTCTCAGGTTTGTCTGTGTGCTAGAAAGCAGCCATTTTGGGTCTCTCAGGGGTGTATGTCAGAATGCACCTTATGGTGAAGACTAATCTGTTTGCTGTGCTTGTTTTAACCCACTGTGTTGTGTTTCGGCTTCATCAGCAGTGATAAGAGATTTAACACATTAAGCGTTTTTCTCATGAATTCACTTGGTGTATAAAATCACTGTCATGGGTAATGTAGTCTGTAATTCAGTCAGTAAAACGAGCAGGTAAAATATTTTCATGTTGGAGTCATATCACTCTCATAACTCTCAATTTATTTCTCTGCTACTTTTCTCCTGTTTATGGTGTGCTGTAGATGTAGGACAGCTGTTGATGCTTATTGCTTGCAGTGAGATGGTGTGTTTAAGGGACTTGCAGTGAGATGGTGTGTTTAAGGGACTTGTCGTGTTGACTCCTTCTGTCCGTCTCCCTGAACAGAGCGACTTAGGTAGACTGCAGAGCCAGCTGGCCAGTCTGCGGAGCCAGCAGGGCAGAGACGCAGAGAAACACCAGCTCCTGGTCGCCGGCCTGAACGAGCAGATCAAAGGGTAGCCCGATTCAAAACATGCTATTTTGTCTGTTAATGACTGCAATCCagtgaaaaaaaactgtatgaCAACAAAAACGTttatgtaactggcccctctaacagtacaactggccccagcttgccccccccccagttgaAATGGTCTAGACCCTGGCCTGGTCCCTGAGTGACCCTGGCCTGGTCCTTTAGTGACCCTGGCCTGGTCCTTTAGTGACCCTGGCCTGGTCCTTTAGTGACCCTGGCCTGGTCCTTTAGTGACCCTGGCCTGGTCCTTTAGTGACCCTGGCCTGGTCCCTGAGTGACCCTGGCCTGGTCCTTTAGTGACCCTGGCCTGGTCCCTGAGTGACCCTGGCCTGGTCCTTGAGTGACCCTGGCCTGGTCCTTGAGTGACCCTGGCCTGGTCCTTGAGTGACCCTGGCCTGGTCCTTGAGTGACCCTGGCCTGGTCCCTGAGTGACCCTGGCCTGGTCCCTGGGTGACCCTGGCCTGGTCCTTTAGTGACCCTGGCCTGGTCCTTTAGTGACCCTGGCCTGGTCCCTGAGTGACCCTGGCTTGGTCCTTTAGTGACCCTGGCCTGGTCCTTTAGTGACCCTGGCCTGGTTGTGTTCCAGGCTGAGTGAGACCCAGGAATGCCTGGAGAGCTCCCTGCTGGAGAAGGACGCCCGCCTGGCCCAGACAGCCGACACACAGGAGCTGCTGGATGAGGTCAGGGACTCCATCAAGAGCAAAGACGCTCAGCACAGAGACCTGTCTGACAAGCTGCAGCAAGCACAGCACAGCGTAAGACTGGACCATCTAGTCCTTATGGCTTTACATTCGGTCTGAGAAAGTTTTGAAATTGTTAGTTAAATTTTGTTTAGAATGGATAcaaataatataatattttcTCAGCTCATCAAGGTTTCAGAGGATTGCAAGTCCTTTGAAAAACAGTGTTCAGAGCTGAAGACCTCAGAGGCTGACCTGGCCCAGAAACTCAGTGAGCTCAAAGAGAAGGTAACATTTAGTTTAAACTAATCTGCTGATATGATCTTGTTTTTAGTCGCTTGTGATAGTTTATCTTTCACAAACTCGTCTGAATGTTAAATGTGTTTCTCGACCGACAGACTCAGAAGCAGGAGGTGACTATAGAAACTCTGCAGAGCGACTTGGATCAGGCGACAGACGAGCTGGACAAGATCAACACGGCCCACCTGGAAGAACGAGCTCAGCTGATCCACGACCTGCAGACCTGCGAGCGGGAGATGGACCACCTGAAGGACGTCATCCAGGAGCGGGACCGGGACATCGCCGCCCTCCAGGGCAGAATGGCCGAACACGGGGAGCAGATCTCCAAACTCACCCGGGAGATCAAGCTCAAGGAGGAACAGCTAGTTCTCTCGGAAGGTTCTCTGACCAAAGCAGAGCGAGAGACGCAGATCCTCCGGGACTCTCAGGACTCAGACCAGCGCTCGCTGAACGCCAGGATGGTGCAGCTGGCAGGGCagctgcaggagagggaggaggagctgagccggctcagagaggagagggaggcgagGGCGGGGGAGGTCCAGGAGCTGACCAAGCAGATCCAGGAGGACAAGCGGACCGTAAAGGACCTCCGCAGGGACATCCAGAAGCAGAATGTTCTTCATTCTAATCATCTCTCGGAGTGTGAAGCTCAGATCGTGTCGCTGAAAGATCAGGTGACAACCTCCTCACAGAAACTGCAGGAGTCCAACAGTCTCATCTCCCAGCTGAAGGAAAGTGATGCCTCCAGTGAAGAACTCAAACACCAGATGCTAGACAAGGAGCAGACGTACGAAAATGAGCTGAAATCCTTCAAGGAGGAACGAAACAAGCTTCTGGCAGAGTTGGATAAGCTCAACCTAGAATTACAGACTTTATCCAAACAGCTTGAGGAGAAGTCTGAAAATGTCTCTAAACTGGAGGAGCTGTTGAAAAGCACGGAGACTGAAAATAAGCAACTGCAAACTGAAGTTAGAGGAACCGCGGAGAAACTAAAGTCCCAAAAGAAACATGTGGACGGGTTAAGTAAAAAACTTAAAGGTGTTGTTGACCAGAACGCACAACTGAAAACTCAAGTTAACAGCCTTACTGAGAATAATTTGAGTCTGCAAACGGAACTAGCTGAAATGACAAAATCCAATTCAGAACTGTTAAATGAGAAGAGTGACCTGCAAGGTCACATATCTGTGTTTGAATTACAGAAGTCAGGAAGTAATGAAATTATCCAAGGGCTACAAAAAGACAAAGAGGACCTTAGTGTTAGAGTTCACCAACTGAACGAGGTCCtcgaacaaaacaaacaatcctTCTCCGAGATGCTGCAGGAGAAAACAAATGAATGTACAAATATTACGACAATGCTCAGCGCCTCTGAAGCTGCAGCCGCAGGTCTGCAGGAACAGGCTGACAGCCTAAACACCCAACTTCAACAACTCCGCGACAACGTGGATGAGAAGGAGAAGACTGTGTTGCACCTTAGATGTCAACTCGCAACTCTAGAGAACGAGGCAGCCGATAACATCAAGATGAGGCAGGAAGTGGAACAGAGGCAGGCTGCAGTGGTGACCCAGCTGAGGCAGGAGGTGGATCAGAGGCAGGCTGCAGTGGAGAGCCTCCAAAGCCACATGCAGTCCCTAACTGAGGAGAGGCAGCGTCTCCAGGCTGCCTCTGAGGTCAGAGAGAAGGAGCTTTGTCAACAGAAACGGGTTGCTTCTGAACTCGACAGCAAAGTCACCGTGACCCTTGAGCAGAGTTCAGTAATGGGTTCGCAGCTCAACAACCTGACTGAGGAGAATCAGAAACTGCAACAGGAAGTCGCTACGAAGGAGAATTACATTACCAAACTCAACACAGACACTAGTTCTCTGCAAGAGAAGATTTCCAGCCTCAAAATGCAACACGCCGAAAACCACAAAATCATCGAAGGTTTactgaaagagaaggaggacctCAGAGTAGCAATTGAAGACCTGAATAAAGTTCTGGAACAAAATAAACATTCGTTATCAGAGAGTTTGCGGGAGAAGACACAGGAATGTAGCGAACTCTCTAGAGCTGTCAGAGAGAAGGACGAGACAGCCAGTCGCCTACAGGAGAATATCGACAGTCTGAACTCACAAATCCATCAACTACACAACCACATACAGGAGAAACAACAAGCGTTGACAGAACAAAGCTTGCAAATAAACACCCAGCGGGAACAACTGTCTCAGCTGCGGGAAACGTTGTCTCTGCTGCAGGAACAGGGCGCTGCCTTGAAGGCCGGCCTTCTGGAAAAGACCGCAGCGCTGCTGCAGTCAGCCCAGGAGTGTGGCTCCTTACGGCAGGAGgctgagatgcagagagacggCTTGTCCAAGCTGCAGCTGGAGGCAGAAGCTCTCAGGGGAGAACGGTTGGAACTCAGTCGTcgtctggaggagaaggaggacactCTGAAACGCACGACAGGAGAACTTCAGAATTCCAAGGAGGAGCTCAATCAGAGGAACGAGACTGTGAGGTCACTGGGCGGTCAGCTTGGTGCCGTGAAGGAAAACAAAGAGAAGCTTGAGGTGGAAGTTACCCAACTGAGGACAGCTTTGGAAACCCACGCTTCAGAAAATGCCAGATTGAGGCAAGATGTGTCCCAGAAACAGAAGGAGGTGGTGGATCTTAGAGATAAGATGCAGTCACTCAACGAAGACCTGAAGAAAGTTCTGGAACAAAATAAACATTCGTTATCAGAGAGTTTGCGGGAGAAGACACAGGAATGTAGCGAACTCTCTAGAGCTGTCAGAGAGAAGGACGAGACAGCCAGTCGCCTACAGGAGAATATCGACAGTCTGAACTCACAAATCCATCAACTACACAACCACATACAGGAGAAACAACAAGCGTTGACAGAACAAAGCTTGCAAATAAACACCCAGCGGGAACAACTGTCTCAGCTGCGGGAAACGTTGTCTCTGCTGCAGGAACAGGGCGCTGCCTTGAAGGCCGGCCTTCTGGAAAAGACCGCAGCGCTGCTGCAGTCAGCCCAGGAGTGTGGCTCCTTACGGCAGGAGgctgagatgcagagagacggCTTGTCCAAGCTGCAGCTGGAGGCAGAAGCTCTCAGGGGAGAACGGTTGGAACTCAGTCGTcgtctggaggagaaggaggacactCTGAAACGCACGACAGGAGAACTTCAGAATTCCAAGGAGGAGCTCAATCAGAGGAACGAGACTGTGAGGTCACTGGGCGGTCAGCTTGGTGCCGTGAAGGAAAACAAAGAGAAGCTTGAGGTGGAAGTTACCCAACTGAGGACAGCTTTGGAAACCCACGCTTCAGAAAATGCCAGATTGAGGCAAGATGTGTCCCAGAAACAGAAGGAGGTGGTGGATCTTAGAGATAAGATGCAGTCACTCAACGAAGACCTGAAGAAAGTTCTGGAACAAAATAAACATTCGTTATCAGAGAGTTTGCGGGAGAAGACACAGGAATGTAGCGAACTCTCTAGAGCTGTCAGAGAGAAGGACGAGACAGCCAGTCGCCTACAGGAGAATATCGACAGTCTGAACTCACAAATCCATCAACTACACAACCACATACAGGAGAAACAACAAGCGTTGACAGAACAAAGCTTGCAAATAAACACCCAGCGAGAACAACTGTCTCAGCTGCAGGAAACGTTGTCTCTGCTGCAGGAACAGGGCGCTGCCTTGAAGGCCGGCCTTCTGGAGAAGACCGCAGCGCTGCTGCAGTCAGCCCAGGAGTGTGGCTCCTTACGGCAGGAGgctgagatgcagagagacggCTTGTCCAAGCTGCAGCTGGAGGCAGAAGCTCTCAGGGGAGAACGGTTGGAACTCAGTCGTcgtctggaggagaaggaggagactcTGAAACGCACGACAGGAGAACTTCAGAATTCCAAGGAGGAGCTCAATCAGAGGAACGAAACTGTGAGGTCACTGGGCGGTCAGCTTGGTGCCGTGAAGGAAAACAAAGAGAAGCTTGAGGTGGATGTTACCCAACTGAGGACAGCTTTGGAAACCCACGCTTCAGAAAATGCCAGATTGAGGCAAGATGTGTCCCAGAAACAGAAGGAGGTGGTGGATCTTAGAGATAAGATGCAGTCACTCAACGAAGACCTGAAGAAAGTTCTGGAACAAAATAAACATTCGTTATCAGAGAGTTTGCGGGAGAAGACACAGGAATGTAGCGAACTCTCTAGAGCTGTCAGAGAGAAGGACGAGACAGCCAGTCGCCTACAGGAGAATATCGACAGTCTGAACTCACAAATCCATCAACTACACAACCACATACAGGAGAAACAACAAGCGTTGACAGAACAAAGCTTGCAAATAAACACCCAGCGGGAACAACTGTCTCAGCTGCAGGAAACGTTGTCTCTGCTGCAGGAACAGGGCGCTGCCTTGAAGGCCGGCCTTCTGGAGAAGACCGCAGCGCTACTGCAGTCAGCCCAGGAGTGTGGCTCCTTACGGCAGGAGgctgagatgcagagagacggCTTGTCCAAGCTGCAGCTGGAGGCAGAAGCTCTCAGGGGAGAACGGTTGGAACTCAGTCGTcgtctggaggagaaggaggagactcTGAAACGCACGACAGGAGAACTTCAGAATTCCAAGGAGGAGCTCAATCAGAGGAACGAAACTGTGAGGTCACTGGGCGGTCAGCTTGGTGCCGTGAAGGAAAACAAAGAGAAGCTTGAGGTGGAAGTTACCCAACTGAGGACAGCTTTGGAAACCCACGCTTCAGAAAATGCCAGATTGAGGCAAGATGTGTCCCAGAAACAGAAGGAGGTGGTGGATCTTAGAGATAAGATGCAGTCACTCAACGAAGACCTGAAGAAAGTTCTGGAACAAAATAAACATTCGTTATCAGAGAGTTTGCGGGAGAAGACACAGGAATGTAGCGAACTCTCTAGAGCTGTCAGAGAGACGGACGAGACAGCCAGTCGCCTACAGGAGAATATCGACAGTCTGAACTCACAAATCCATCAACTTCACAACCACATACAGGAGAAACAACAAGCGTTGACAGAACAAAGCTTGCAAATAAACACCCAGCGGGAACAACTGTCTCAGCTGCAGGAAACGTTGTCTCTGCTGCAGGAACAGGGCGCTGCCTTGAAGGCCGGCCTTCTGGAGAAGACCGCAGCGCTGCTGCAGTCAGCCCAGGAGTGTGGCTCCTTACGGCAGGAGgctgagatgcagagagacggCTTGTCCAAGCTGCAGCTGGAGGCAGAAGCTCTCAGGGGAGAACGGTTGGAACTCAGTCGTcgtctggaggagaaggaggagactcTGAAACGCACGACAGGAGAACTTCAGAATTCCAAGGAGGAGCTCAATCACAGGAACGAAACTGTGAGGTCACTGGGCGGTCAGCTTGGTGCCGTGAAGGAAAACAAAGAGAAGCTTGAGGTGGAAGTTACCCAACTGAGGACAGCTTTGGAAACCCACGCTTCAGAAAATGCCAGATTGAGGCAAGATGTGTCCCAGAAACAGAAGGAGGTGGTGGATCTTAGAGATAAGATGCAGTCACTCAACGAAGACCTGAAGAAAGTTCTGGAACAAAATAAACATTCGTTATCAGAGAGTTTGCGGGAGAAGACACAGGAATGTAGCGAACTCTCTAGAGCTGTCAGAGAGACGGACGAGACAGCCAGTCGCCTACAGGAGAATATCGACAGTCTGAACTCACAAATCCATCAACTTCACAACCACATACAGGAGAAACAACAAGCGTTGACAGAACAAAGCTTGCAAATAAACACCCAGCGGGAACAACTGTCTCAGCTGCAGGAAACGTTGTCTCTGCTGCAGGAACAGGGCGCTGCCTTGAAGGCCGGCCTTCTGGAGAAGACCGCAGCGCTGCTGCAGTCAGCCCAGGAGTGTGGCTCCTTACGGCAGGAGgctgagatgcagagagacggCTTGTCCAAGCTGCAGCTGGAGGCAGAAGCTCTCAGGGGAGAACGGTTGGAACTCAGTCGTcgtctggaggagaaggaggagactcTGAAACGCACGACAGGAGAACTTCAGAATTCCAAGGAGGAGCTCAATCAGAGGAACGAAACTGTGAGGTCACTGGGCGGTCAGCTTGGTGCCGTGAAGGAAAACAAAGAGAAGCTTGAGGTGGAAGTTACCCAACTGAGGACAGCTTTGGAAACCCACGCTTCAGAAAATGCCAGA
This window encodes:
- the LOC124482317 gene encoding centrosome-associated protein CEP250-like isoform X4, which codes for MLKWFSNDEGGPDLAAPGSPPGAAEGPGRQPDPAELQERLSQTEQLVSQLKELIREKEAALQTRDQQLKANDAKLSKMRLQHKAKVTSLSAQLEDLRKENLDEGSPAHSRKGGSEAGDQASRGKVLLFRKRVEELEHQLSKKDEELEAKTQALESQQQRGEHMDAMLQDRERRLLEKEAYIVHLQTALAGPVPAVPALTPGEQLAFPEEGAALLELQVQNLTRRVGEGEERCSLLEEQNHSLKNQLLSDITQHQEKENMYKQNIQTFKDIIQQKDSVLAEVNQKHEQELFKVVAKQDASSDLEQLLKALKQKLHEKEEVLQGKNQVISVLQEELDGRDQQIQDLSERARRLQVERENLRSQMEAEKHVMRAQLRDRMQSHEAELRRLEEEHRAELAEAEQAGAEQTAAMTTSTPAPPLGGVGEDAACRVAELEAQAKLKTEEASKSEAKFLKMKAWSKSRIRQLEEELRKGQGGGAGPDLSALRRRVSELEEEREENSCRLEQYDLVKTQNDVLQAKLILYEEQQRKMQSDLEQVTKRAASQASESGSAEDGQLLEWQEMLSEGGATRTRGREDKTSLGMRMANMDEDREGLIEDDWFFPGCSDPVLAGQQQGMEGELAQARALEVGRGRRPGGPDRRSLEEEFEFDGLHGFPEQSESSTPMEGENMGGWWPQYASPNTEGLRSVVEDLEQERNQLQEQMVLLEERCGELEDRLQMQTRIETLQSDLGRLQSQLASLRSQQGRDAEKHQLLVAGLNEQIKGLSETQECLESSLLEKDARLAQTADTQELLDEVRDSIKSKDAQHRDLSDKLQQAQHSLIKVSEDCKSFEKQCSELKTSEADLAQKLSELKEKTQKQEVTIETLQSDLDQATDELDKINTAHLEERAQLIHDLQTCEREMDHLKDVIQERDRDIAALQGRMAEHGEQISKLTREIKLKEEQLVLSEGSLTKAERETQILRDSQDSDQRSLNARMVQLAGQLQEREEELSRLREEREARAGEVQELTKQIQEDKRTVKDLRRDIQKQNVLHSNHLSECEAQIVSLKDQVTTSSQKLQESNSLISQLKESDASSEELKHQMLDKEQTYENELKSFKEERNKLLAELDKLNLELQTLSKQLEEKSENVSKLEELLKSTETENKQLQTEVRGTAEKLKSQKKHVDGLSKKLKGVVDQNAQLKTQVNSLTENNLSLQTELAEMTKSNSELLNEKSDLQGHISVFELQKSGSNEIIQGLQKDKEDLSVRVHQLNEVLEQNKQSFSEMLQEKTNECTNITTMLSASEAAAAGLQEQADSLNTQLQQLRDNVDEKEKTVLHLRCQLATLENEAADNIKMRQEVEQRQAAVVTQLRQEVDQRQAAVESLQSHMQSLTEERQRLQAASEVREKELCQQKRVASELDSKVTVTLEQSSVMGSQLNNLTEENQKLQQEVATKENYITKLNTDTSSLQEKISSLKMQHAENHKIIEGLLKEKEDLRVAIEDLNKVLEQNKHSLSESLREKTQECSELSRAVREKDETASRLQENIDSLNSQIHQLHNHIQEKQQALTEQSLQINTQREQLSQLRETLSLLQEQGAALKAGLLEKTAALLQSAQECGSLRQEAEMQRDGLSKLQLEAEALRGERLELSRRLEEKEDTLKRTTGELQNSKEELNQRNETVRSLGGQLGAVKENKEKLEVEVTQLRTALETHASENARLRQDVSQKQKEVVDLRDKMQSLNEDLKKVLEQNKHSLSESLREKTQECSELSRAVREKDETASRLQENIDSLNSQIHQLHNHIQEKQQALTEQSLQINTQREQLSQLRETLSLLQEQGAALKAGLLEKTAALLQSAQECGSLRQEAEMQRDGLSKLQLEAEALRGERLELSRRLEEKEDTLKRTTGELQNSKEELNQRNETVRSLGGQLGAVKENKEKLEVEVTQLRTALETHASENARLRQDVSQKQKEVVDLRDKMQSLNEDLKKVLEQNKHSLSESLREKTQECSELSRAVREKDETASRLQENIDSLNSQIHQLHNHIQEKQQALTEQSLQINTQREQLSQLQETLSLLQEQGAALKAGLLEKTAALLQSAQECGSLRQEAEMQRDGLSKLQLEAEALRGERLELSRRLEEKEETLKRTTGELQNSKEELNQRNETVRSLGGQLGAVKENKEKLEVDVTQLRTALETHASENARLRQDVSQKQKEVVDLRDKMQSLNEDLKKVLEQNKHSLSESLREKTQECSELSRAVREKDETASRLQENIDSLNSQIHQLHNHIQEKQQALTEQSLQINTQREQLSQLQETLSLLQEQGAALKAGLLEKTAALLQSAQECGSLRQEAEMQRDGLSKLQLEAEALRGERLELSRRLEEKEETLKRTTGELQNSKEELNQRNETVRSLGGQLGAVKENKEKLEVEVTQLRTALETHASENARLRQDVSQKQKEVVDLRDKMQSLNEDLKKVLEQNKHSLSESLREKTQECSELSRAVRETDETASRLQENIDSLNSQIHQLHNHIQEKQQALTEQSLQINTQREQLSQLQETLSLLQEQGAALKAGLLEKTAALLQSAQECGSLRQEAEMQRDGLSKLQLEAEALRGERLELSRRLEEKEETLKRTTGELQNSKEELNHRNETVRSLGGQLGAVKENKEKLEVEVTQLRTALETHASENARLRQDVSQKQKEVVDLRDKMQSLNEDLKKVLEQNKHSLSESLREKTQECSELSRAVRETDETASRLQENIDSLNSQIHQLHNHIQEKQQALTEQSLQINTQREQLSQLQETLSLLQEQGAALKAGLLEKTAALLQSAQECGSLRQEAEMQRDGLSKLQLEAEALRGERLELSRRLEEKEETLKRTTGELQNSKEELNQRNETVRSLGGQLGAVKENKEKLEVEVTQLRTALETHASENARLRQDMSQKQKEVVDLRDKMQSLNEQNMSLNSELQRVVTEASKSLEETSVVRSENMTRDGQISKLTEQLNAACTHKDSLESTLQQKDKKIRLQQVLVKKLKAMLEEVKGETGQKVETITELQAQVRHLQDTIVDRDVSLRDSEKERSVLEEQLRSSETLNLTDSESLRVQLHSSVETTKHLQSELTRLKEENLQMCGDLTEREMQLKQVVDGSIRIKTRVSELEDMISQLRGSLDSLTADSSHLKDSLKDREQAIEDHKRLSSTEIKRLHLNLQAKESECESLRGEASGLQEFISKLNNNLLSQASETASLKESLQSQAVALHALQGGAEEAARLNAQLAKRTQLTAQLQSQLQVLSAQSEKLSRTVEDNQSAFVNLQEKYTALLEELQDARKALSQKAEELYGLRETLDDCTAEVQTAESTSETLKNESLLLRQELQRLQTINVSLSEQHEDSLAAHHSITSALMAEVEMFKSQCLHTAAQVQVLTEQLQQKETAVQSVTSQYAALVKHTEHLTSQMKRLEDENKELEGEAALTKQDRQQQLDAVLKEKAQLQREMWAVVVERDEARSLQKKREEVRTHQKQEQLLLLSSSRKEVSEKTSASEEKLQSERSSVQQEVLSVEEAPGAPQERSSAADMINTLAASQLHQRLGELQQRVDQLNQTVSEERSRREAVEEALQLAEDRFSESGSPQRDVSIQMETEDEWEGLVLDPNEPLLTRKVRGGVLAWRRWLRGRSMYCSKLLRTRGRSRYLFLSYLVTLHLVLLLCLTGVL